Proteins encoded by one window of Aspergillus puulaauensis MK2 DNA, chromosome 4, nearly complete sequence:
- a CDS encoding uncharacterized protein (COG:S;~EggNog:ENOG410PKYM;~InterPro:IPR029033;~SECRETED:SignalP(1-20);~TransMembrane:1 (n4-15c20/21o422-446i)), which produces MRSSLQLLAVSALPLAQVSAETVLGAYVFARHGDRTAKILKNTELTDLGYREVFTAGSSYHSRYINSSSSQYVAGISEDVVKLSQLTASAPADAVLQNSATGFLQGLYPPVGDLASQKLRNKTTVHAPLDGYQLIPLSLIDSGASSEDSTWLQSTSNCQNGIVSSNNYYESKLYNDLLASTKDFYEDLAPLINTSFSESDRTFKNAYSIFDYLNVGYIHNTTNVPSAEQLHQASLYANIEQYNLAYNSTEKIRAIAGQTLAAEMLMGLNETITSKGKVKLHVEFGAYGTFLSYFGLAQLPEVNVNFTGVPDYASSMAWELVTNSTSDSFPDPKDISVRFYFQNGTLSSSDDLTEYRLYGESTTTIPWSTFVEKTEKIAIMTTDQWCDACGNTDGQCSSSGDSGSGSASTDSASGGSGGISKAVAGVIGAMVTLGVILGLEALILLLGGFRLTRKGKGAALAAAEVAENK; this is translated from the coding sequence ATGCGTTcctcgctgcagctcctcgccGTTTCGGCGCTTCCACTTGCTCAGGTTTCCGCTGAGACTGTTCTCGGTGCCTATGTCTTTGCGCGTCATGGTGACCGCACTGCAAAGATCCTCAAGAACACAGAGCTCACTGACCTCGGTTACCGGGAGGTTTTTACAGCGGGGTCCTCCTACCACAGTCGCTACATCAACTCCAGCTCAAGTCAATACGTCGCTGGCATCAGCGAGGATGTCGTTAAGCTCTCTCAGCTTACTGCTTCAGCGCCAGCCGATGCTGTGCTCCAGAACTCTGCTACTGGTTTCCTGCAGGGTCTTTACCCTCCTGTTGGTGACTTAGCCAGCCAGAAGTTGCGCAACAAAACAACCGTCCATGCGCCATTAGATGGCTACCAGCTGATCCCATTGTCCTTGATCGACTCTGGGGCTAGTAGCGAGGACAGCACCTGGTTGCAGTCGACGTCAAACTGCCAGAATGGCATAGtcagcagcaacaactaCTACGAGTCCAAGTTGTACAACGACCTACTCGCCTCCACCAAGGACTTCTACGAGGACCTTGCCCCTCTAATCAACACCTCCTTCTCTGAATCCGACAGGACCTTCAAGAACGCCTACTCCATCTTCGACTACCTTAACGTTGGCTACATCCACAACACGACCAACGTCCCGTCTGCGGAACAACTCCACCAGGCCTCCCTCTACGCCAATATCGAACAATACAACCTGGCCTACAACTCCACTGAGAAGATCCGGGCCATCGCAGGCCAGACCCTCGCCGCCGAAATGCTGATGGGTCTCAACGAAACGATCACTTCCAAGGGCAAAGTCAAGCTCCACGTCGAGTTCGGCGCCTACGGCACCTTCCTCTCCTACTTCGGCCTCGCCCAGCTCCCAGAAGTGAACGTCAATTTCACCGGCGTGCCCGACTACGCCTCCTCCATGGCGTGGGAGCTCGTCACGAACTCCACCTCCGACTCTTTCCCAGACCCCAAGGATATCAGCGTCCGCTTTTACTTCCAGAACGGCACGCTCTCCTCCTCGGACGACCTAACAGAGTACCGACTCTATGGcgaatccaccaccacaatcCCGTGGTCGACCTTTGTCGAGAAGACCGAGAAAATCGCCATCATGACCACTGACCAGTGGTGCGACGCCTGCGGAAACACTGACGGTCAGTGCTCCTCATCTGGCGACTCCGGTTCTGGTTCTGCCTCTACAGACTCTGCGTCTGGTGGCAGCGGTGGTATCTCCAAGGCTGTGGCTGGTGTTATCGGTGCTATGGTGACGCTTGGTGTGATCCTCGGCCTGGAGGCGCTCATCTTGCTTCTAGGCGGGTTCCGACTTACCAGGAAGGGCAAGGGTGCCGCTCTTGCGGCTGCGGAGGTGGCTGAAAACAAATAA
- a CDS encoding putative glutamine-serine-proline rich protein (COG:S;~EggNog:ENOG410PNSX;~InterPro:IPR008816,IPR011058,IPR036673;~PFAM:PF08881,PF05433;~go_component: GO:0019867 - outer membrane [Evidence IEA]), whose protein sequence is MSSQEYYEDNKYPNHGNQSPMPPYSQYPPYSAYPGASNPNIPPGHSTGYSPQNGYQYQPQDYYGEYQQQQQPPPPYYQHQHQQPAAPVTGQPPYPYSYPPPQSEYPTDAAPGTEAANDRGALGAIAGGAAGAYAGHQVHHGVLGTIGGAITGSLAEDAMKHKNHEKRDKKEKKKSKWGFHRRSSSSSSSSSSDSEKEDVKPAPPPAPVNLRGNFSASSIDIAFHGNYELVASCRAISGRNCASRLPLNSVLENRFGHFRWNPDGNFGASARNSHLSEGGRVLEAELADGRGGWRRDQIRLDERISNRDGVLVFLD, encoded by the coding sequence ATGTCATCCCAAGAGTACTACGAGGACAATAAGTATCCCAACCATGGCAACCAAAGCCCTATGCCACCATACTCCCAATACCCGCCGTACTCTGCGTATCCAGGTGCCTCAAACCCGAACATACCTCCTGGACACAGCACAGGATATTCGCCGCAGAATGGATACCAATATCAACCTCAGGATTACTATGGTGaataccagcagcagcagcagccaccaccgccgtattaccaacaccaacaccaacaacccgCAGCGCCAGTAACAGGGCAGCCTCCATACCCGTACTCATACCCACCACCGCAGTCAGAATACCCTACGGATGCCGCACCGGGAACCGAAGCTGCTAACGACCGAGGAGCCCTGGGAGCCATAGCTGGCGGCGCGGCAGGCGCGTACGCAGGGCACCAAGTGCACCATGGCGTTCTAGGGACCATTGGCGGCGCAATAACAGGTTCGCTAGCCGAAGATGCAATGAAGCACAAAAACCATGAGAAGAGGGataagaaggaaaagaagaagtcaaagtGGGGATTTCATCGTcgttcctcatcgtcatcatcttcgtcttcgtctgattctgagaaggaagatgtAAAGCCcgcacctcctccagccccagtGAATCTCCGGGGAAACTTCTCTGCTTCGTCTATTGACATTGCTTTCCACGGGAATTATGAGCTTGTGGCTTCCTGCCGTGCCATTTCGGGGCGCAACTGTGCCTCTAGGTTGCCGTTAAATAGTGTCCTGGAGAATCGATTTGGGCACTTTAGGTGGAATCCTGATGGAAATTTTGGGGCTTCAGCAAGGAATTCCCACCTTAGTGAGGGAGGGCGTGTTCTGGAGGCTGAGTTAGCAGATGGACGtggggggtggaggagagaTCAAATAAGGCTTGACGAGAGAATATCTAATCGAGACGGGGTTTTGGTATTTCTGGATTAG
- the cwc27 gene encoding putative peptidyl-prolyl cis-trans isomerase (COG:O;~EggNog:ENOG410PHGD;~InterPro:IPR029000,IPR020892,IPR002130;~PFAM:PF00160;~go_function: GO:0003755 - peptidyl-prolyl cis-trans isomerase activity [Evidence IEA];~go_process: GO:0000413 - protein peptidyl-prolyl isomerization [Evidence IEA];~go_process: GO:0006457 - protein folding [Evidence IEA]), with the protein MSTHYATEPAPTASATLNTTFGPLHIALFAKQTPLTCRNFLQHCMDNYYAGTIFHRVVPDFIVQGGDPTGTGSGGTSIYEYPEFEYDPDARDPNEKVVLRDELHSRLRYNRRGLVGMAKSEDGTYGSQFFITLANTERELNGQCTLFGRIEGDTLYNMLKIADADRIEGTERPVYPVKITSCEVGDLGPFADKVKKRQVVATGPKTDEKPAAKKKKKSKPGKVLLSFGGDDEEGEEDMPIRPAKPKFNPTLVTDAKLPKKDTSSTKDPSSQTRKRPRSPSPKPTRQPSPPSRARAKTPDHANQLPLPDPESPERSPSPPPRQSFLSRTNAEIENLKNSMRRTVQAPEAESKPKSALEAMIPQTAIRGRKRPPPGSANAGSGSTSNGITGFSSTNSAEAEALKMFNAFKAKLEGSGSQPTTSSSTKHTSASKPSAAAPTESEEGDADEESQLCDLHFIANCQSCKSWDSSGNAAAGTATSADNDANDSGWLSHQLHFGKDTLGKDLSWKKEHQEADSLMVIDPREREKEITGGSGSKRGKGRGLERDRERERKRGRVGDLEWSKK; encoded by the coding sequence ATGTCGACCCATTATGCCACTGAACCAGCACCGACCGCGTCCGCAACGCTCAACACAACCTTCGGCCCCCTCCATATCGCGCTCTTCGCAAAGCAAACCCCGCTAACATGTCGCAACTTCCTGCAACACTGCATGGACAATTACTATGCCGGTACAATATTCCACCGCGTTGTCCCTGACTTCATCGTCCAGGGCGGTGATCCAACTGGCACCGGCTCCGGCGGCACATCCATCTACGAATACCCTGAATTCGAGTACGATCCTGACGCGCGCGACCCGAACGAGAAGGTTGTACTCCGGGATGAGCTGCATAGTCGATTACGGTATAACCGGCGCGGGCTGGTGGGTATGGCGAAGAGCGAGGATGGCACGTACGGAAGTCAGTTCTTTATCACCCTTGCCAATACGGAGCGCGAATTGAATGGGCAGTGTACACTTTTTGGACGCATTGAAGGAGATACATTATACAATATGTTGAAGATTGCGGATGCGGATCGTATTGAGGGGACTGAGAGGCCCGTATACCCGGTGAAGATTACATCCTGCGAAGTGGGCGATCTAGGGCCGTTCGCAGATAAAGTGAAAAAGAGGCAGGTTGTGGCTACGGGGCCGAAGACCGACGAGAAGCCggctgcgaagaagaaaaagaagtccAAGCCCGGTAAGGTTTTGCTTAGCTTTGGaggggatgacgaggagggtgaggaggatatgCCAATTCGACCTGCGAAACCGAAGTTCAATCCTACTCTTGTCACAGACGCAAAACTCCCAAAAAAGGATACATCATCTACGAAAGATCCGTCTTCACAGACGCGTAAAAGACCTCgttcaccatcaccaaagCCAACGCGccaaccctctcctccatcgagAGCTCGCGCAAAAACACCAGACCACGCGAATCAACTTCCATTACCGGACCCCGAATCTCCAGAACGCTCcccttcaccaccaccaagacAGTCATTCCTGTCACGAACAAATGCCGAAATCGAAAACCTCAAAAACTCCATGCGCCGCACGGTGCAAGCCCCAGAGGCCGAATCAAAGCCGAAATCTGCGCTCGAGGCCATGATCCCTCAAACAGCAATCCGAGGTCGCAAACGGCCGCCTCCAGGAAGTGCCAATGCCGGCTCAGGCTCTACATCGAACGGAATCACAGGCTTCAGCAGCACTAACAGCGCCGAAGCCGAGGCACTGAAGATGTTCAATGCATTCAAGGCCAAGCTGGAAGGTTCCGGCTCCCAGCCCACCACATCGTCCTCAACCAAGCACACCTCAGCATCTAAACCCAGTGCAGCCGCACCAACAGAAAGTGAAGAAGGCGACGCCGACGAAGAATCCCAGCTCTGCGACCTCCACTTTATCGCAAATTGCCAATCATGCAAGTCATGGGATAGCTCCGGAAACGCTGCAGCCGGCACTGCTACTTCTGCAGACAACGACGCCAACGACAGCGGCTGGCTCAGCCACCAACTCCATTTTGGGAAGGACACACTCGGTAAAGACCTGAGCTGGAAAAAGGAGCATCAGGAAGCCGACTCGCTTATGGTGATTGATCCCCGTgagcgggagaaggagattaCTGGTGGGTCTGGTTCGAAACGAGGGAAAGGTAGGGGGTTAGAGAGGGACCGCgaaagggagaggaagagaggaagggTGGGAGATTTGGAGTGGTCGAAGAAATAA
- the HSF1 gene encoding heat shock factor family protein (COG:K;~EggNog:ENOG410PG48;~InterPro:IPR000232,IPR027725,IPR036390,IPR036388;~PFAM:PF00447;~go_function: GO:0003700 - DNA-binding transcription factor activity [Evidence IEA];~go_function: GO:0043565 - sequence-specific DNA binding [Evidence IEA];~go_process: GO:0006355 - regulation of transcription, DNA-templated [Evidence IEA]) codes for MSPQGITRKRPAPGTSPAVHPQLGQLPNYPATSGAPLSNDQFLQWGQNTSSNTVPAPSFPDTNSYNTAAGLPPSTHDVSGASTASNQVARRQPANQMVNRSRSYEQPSASLPEQGNGPESGGWSESLDELYQRAVVAKREAQAKRKQIPPFVQKLSSFLDESKNTELIRWSDDGNSFIVLDEDEFAKTLIPELFKHNNYASFVRQLNMYGFHKKVGLSDNSMRASERKNKSPSEYANPYFKRGHPDLLWLIQKPKNTTGQGTKSSKGYVRVKTEDAENEPDEYVDDNAGVTRDDGSRNRQLSLIAQQQPLPKDQFSNVYRELQAIRQQQQIISSTISKLRREHEQLYAQAANFQEQHTRHENSINAILTFLATVYNRSLQGQEGQNLANSFAGAISQDQGNVVDMSDDYSFGPLGTGSINSPGGQRSMKKQPLLLKAPPGVDNHGRATTLSPAASAYDRPQPRGHARQPSASQSGQVEEVFDTSPRPKEAAPPQSQEYPQRDIMSVIQNTNARNGIPTTYSDFPNVLSSLETSGGNVPLTPNQRADMLRLMANESGTNDTGENIPQNDALISPMPPPMPNNYSSRLASTRSEIDNLMKMQAEQDRSVQNLTNLLQPLSPTGAIPGIGADGNIPPPPLELDQIFNNDYFTDFGDYDQHNRGNLDLSGDSTGAAQAPAAVEPPISDDPTIKHDGNDLFDFDHLAGDGELFGGTNQHQASAGFFQGFDNHGYGNTSANPTATNPAISGPGRVVETLTDSETTSPSNTVEDPSQYSTGVLDTGDDSQGGKMNGGGKRRRKA; via the exons ATGAGCCCTCAAGGAATCACTCGCAAGAGACCTGCCCCCGGCACATCCCCAGCCGTCCACCCCCAGCTGGGTCAGCTACCGAATTATCCGGCGACTTCAGGAGCCCCATTGTCAAATGACCAATTCTTGCAATGGGGTCAAAACACATCTTCCAACACCGTTCCCGCCCCATCCTTCCCCGATACGAATTCTTACAACACCGCCGCTGGTTTACCGCCGTCAACCCATGATGTTTCCGGCGCTTCTACCGCTTCCAACCAGGTCGCACGTAGACAACCAGCAAACCAGATGGTGAACCGAAGTCGCAGCTACGAACAGCCCTCGGCATCTCTTCCTGAGCAAGGCAATGGACCCGAGTCTGGGGGTTGGTCGGAGAGCTTGGATGAGCTCTACCAGCGGGCAGTGGTAGCAAAACGAGAGGCCCAGGCAAAGCGAAAACAAATACCACCTTTTGTACAGAAACTGAGCAG TTTTCTTGACGAGTCGAAAAACACCGAGTTGATTCGATGGTCTGACGACGGAAACTCATTCATtgtgttggatgaggacgaatTCGCTAAGACCCTAATCCCGGAGTTGTTCAAGCACAACAATTATGCCTCTTTCGTTCGACAGTTAAACATGTACGGGTTTCATAAGAAAGTGGGCCTTTCTGATAATTCCATGCGGGCCAGCGAGAGAAAAAACAAGAGTCCTAGTGAATATGCCAACCCTTACTTCAAACGCGGCCATCCCGACCTGCTGTGGTTGATTCAGAAGCCCAAGAACACAACAGGACAGGGAACGAAGTCTAGCAAAGGCTACGTGCGTGTGAAAACAGAGGATGCTGAAAACGAACCTGATGAGTATGTTGATGATAATGCCGGGGTAACACGGGACGACGGCTCCCGGAATCGTCAGCTATCTCTGATtgcacagcaacagccgTTACCGAAGGATCAGTTCTCAAACGTTTATCGAGAATTGCAAGCAATTCGTCAACAGCAACAGATCATATCCAGCACCATTAGCAAACTAAGGCGGGAGCATGAACAGCTCTATGCGCAGGCAGCGAATTTTCAGGAGCAGCATACTCGCCATGAGAACTCGATTAATGCCATACTTACCTTCCTCGCCACCGTGTATAACAGGAGCCTCCAAGGCCAGGAAGGCCAGAACCTGGCAAACTCTTTCGCCGGGGCAATTTCACAGGACCAGGGTAATGTTGTCGATATGAGTGATGACTATTCTTTTGGTCCACTGGGCACCGGTTCGATTAATAGTCCCGGAGGCCAGCGGTCAATGAAAAAACAGCCTTTACTGCTTAAAGCGCCGCCAGGTGTGGACAATCATGGTCGTGCTACAACACTCTCGCCTGCCGCAAGCGCTTACGATCGGCCGCAGCCTCGTGGCCACGCCCGGCAGCCAAGCGCTTCTCAATCTGGACAAGTCGAAGAAGTCTTTGATACTAGCCCGAGACCGAAGGaggctgctcctcctcagtcCCAGGAATATCCGCAGCGAGACATAATGTCCGTTATTCAAAACACAAACGCGCGAAACGGAATTCCAACAACTTATAGTGATTTCCCAAACGTACTATCGTCACTTGAGACCTCCGGCGGTAATGTTCCTCTCACTCCCAACCAACGTGCAGATATGCTCCGTCTCATGGCAAACGAGAGTGGCACGAACGACACTGGCGAAAATATACCTCAGAATGATGCTCTGATTAGCCCgatgccgccgccaatgccAAACAATTACTCATCACGGCTTGCCAGCACTCGATCCGAAATCGATAACCTGATGAAGATGCAAGCGGAGCAAGACCGGTCTGTTCAGAACCTAACGAACCTCTTACAGCCACTCAGCCCAACCGGTGCTATTCCTGGTATCGGAGCTGATGGGAacatccctccccctcccctcgAGCTAGACCAGATCTTTAATAACGACTACTTTACCGACTTTGGCGACTATGATCAACATAATAGGGGAAATTTGGATCTTTCAGGAGACTCAACGGGCGCTGCTCAGGCACCTGCGGCAGTTGAACCCCCTATTTCAGACGACCCAACAATCAAACACGACGGAAACGACTTGTTCGATTTCGATCATCTAGCCGGCGATGGTGAACTTTTCGGAGGAACAAACCAGCACCAAGCGAGTGCCGGATTCTTCCAAGGATTCGATAACCATGGTTACGGCAACACATCAGCCAACCCAACCGCCACGAATCCCGCCATTAGTGGCCCCGGACGGGTAGTGGAGACGCTCACAGACAGCGAAACCACAAGCCCCAGTAATACAGTCGAAGACCCGTCGCAATACAGCACTGGTGTTCTTGACACAGGGGACGATTCTCAGGGAGGGAAAATGAATGGAGGCGGGAAACGACGAAGGAAAGCTTGA
- a CDS encoding putative aldo-keto reductase (AKR) (COG:S;~EggNog:ENOG410PJDA;~InterPro:IPR023210,IPR036812,IPR020471;~PFAM:PF00248;~go_function: GO:0016491 - oxidoreductase activity [Evidence IEA];~go_process: GO:0055114 - oxidation-reduction process [Evidence IEA]): MARAALARMSWEGYSLRPVPNANSTFIPSFLYGTAWKKDRTTDLVHQAIGAGFRAVDTAGQPKHYREDLVGEGIRRAIGDGTVRREDLYVQTKFTSVQGQNPDDMPYSSKDSVADQVHASVKSSLYNLRPAAVPESADETYIDTFVLHSPLPTMAQTMEAWSTLETYVPHRIRNLGISNTTLPILREIMSLAKIKPAVVQNRFYGGTQFDVPLRAYCKEHEIVYQSFWTLTANPELVQSKPVLSLARDAGVSTATALYGLVLGLGNTTILNGTTKKNHMEADLTALKSLQQFSRDRPDDWQSILENFEQLTGDHVYLQ, from the exons ATGGCTCGCGCTGCACTTGCTAGGATGTCCTGGGAAGGCTATTCTTTACGCCCAGTCCCAAATGCGAACTCCACGTTCATCCCGAGCTTCCTCTATGGCACAGCATGGAAGAAGGACCGAACAACGGACTTGGTGCACCAAGCAATTGGCGCTGGATTTCGCGCGGTAGATACAGCAGGCCAGCCTAAACATTACCGGGAAGATCTAGTCGGTGAAGGTATACGTAGAGCCATCGGTGATGGGACCGTTCGCCGAGAGGATCTATAC GTTCAAACAAAATTTACATCTGTCCAGGGGCAGAATCCCGATGATATGCCGTACAGCTCCAAGGATAGTGTGGCAGACCAAGTCCACGCTTCTGTGAAGTCATCTCTTTACAATCTTCGCCCGGCCGCTGTGCCTGAAAGCGCCGATGAGACGTACATCGACACTTTTGTACTTCATTCTCCATTACCTACCATGGCTCAGACGATGGAGGCGTGGTCGACGTTGGAGACATATGTTCCCCATCGCATCCGCAACCTGGGCATTTCGAACACCACACTCCCTATCTTGCGAGAGATCATGTCGTTGGCCAAGATAAAGCCTGCCGTAGTGCAAAACCGGTTCTACGGCGGAACCCAATTCGATGTTCCTCTCCGCGCTTACTGCAAAGAGCATGAAATCGTGTATCAAAGCTTTTGGACGTTGACAGCAAATCCAGAGCTGGTTCAGTCCAAACCGGTGTTGTCACTTGCAAGGGACGCGGGAGTATCAACAGCTACGGCCTTGTATGGTCTCGTTCTGGGCCTTGGAAACACCACTATTCTGAACGGGACAACTAAGAAGAATCACATGGAGGCAGATTTGACTGCGCTCAAGAGCTTGCAGCAGTTTTCCCGCGATAGGCCGGACGATTGGCAAAGTATTCTTGAGAATTTTGAACAGCTCACTGGAGACCACGTATATTTGCAGTGA
- a CDS encoding putative GPI anchored protein (COG:S;~EggNog:ENOG410PZVN;~SECRETED:SignalP(1-31)), whose amino-acid sequence MLPEPSVTISMHIQQLFFLLGLILVGNVALADLEQSDVPEPCYSVCQSVVSASGRCDNETSDDSAEMQCMCDMDQASTQIPLCEACIAQYRADNPSGDEDDNDPHDNDAYDMVTSCSFQTTSYTPSSSPSSSSSRALLFRRCGRDCSNGKPGYYSTSGPYYYPPYYPPYPPYYPPYYPNPTLSTVVSVSVSVSPSPSCNSSPAAGEGEGGGGGGPGVAPVPVPVPAPSPSVSVSLSPSPSVSPSLSPSLSPSPSLSVSPSPTASPSLSLFPSASASPSLSVSPSVSPSLSASPSLSVSPSLSPSVSPSLSISPSASPSPSVSVSPSPSVSVSVSVSVSVSPSVSLSASPSESVSVSVSPTSEPSPPPPSEPSPPSEPSPPSEPSTPGELSPPESSVLVTVTPSPVA is encoded by the exons ATGCTACCAGAACCTTCAGTGACTATCAGCATGCATATACAGCAGCTTTTCTTTCTACTCGGCCTCATTCTCGTGGGCAATGTAGCCCTCGCAGATCTGGAACAAAGTGATGTCCCCGAACCATGCTATTCGGTCTGCCAGTCCGTTGTAAGCGCCTCCGGACGCTGTGACAACGAAACAAGCGACGATAGTGCCGAAATGCAATGCATGTGCGACATGGACCAGGCAAGCACACAGATCCCTCTTTGTGAGGCATGTATTGCCCAGTATAGGGCAGATAACCCCAgtggtgacgaggatgataATGATCCTCACGACAATG ACGCATACGATATGGTTACTTCCTGTAGCTTTCAGACTACATCCTAcactccttcttcttccccttcttcttcttcctctcgtgCGCTTCTTTTCCGCCGTTGTGGTCGTGACTGTTCGAACGGGAAGCCCGGGTACTACAGCACCTCGGGTCCATATTACTATCCACCATATTATCCTCCGTATCCTCCTTACTACCCTCCTTATTATCCTAATCCGACTTTGTCGACGGTCGTGTCGGTGTCAGTTTCAGTATCTCCCTCGCCTAGCTGCAACTCttcccctgctgctggcgaaggcgaaggcggcggtggtggtggccccGGTGTTgctccagttccagttccagttccagctccatccccgTCGGTGTCAGTTTCCCtgtcgccatcgccatctgTGTCTCCATCTCTATCCCCATCGCTGTCCCCCTCTCCGTCTCTATCCGTATCCCCGTCTCCAACCGCTTCTCCGTCTCTGTCTCTATTcccatctgcatctgcgtCTCCATCACTATCTGTATCTCCCTCTGTCTCTCCTTCGCTATCTGCATCGCCTTCACTATCTGTCTCTCCTTCGCTATCTCCCTCTGTTTCTCCATCCCTATCTATATCCCCATCTGCATCTCCTTCCCCATCAGTCTCAGTGTCTCCGTCCCCATCTGTGTCGGtgtctgtatctgtatctgtatctgtGTCTCCATCGGTATCCCTGTCCGCATCTCCATCAGAATCTGTCTCGGTCTCAGTCTCACCAACGTCCGAgccctcccctccaccacctagTGAACCGTCTCCTCCCAGtgagccatctcctcccagcGAGCCATCTACGCCCGGTGAGCTATCTCCTCCCGAGTCGTCTGTTTTGGTGACGGTGACACCTTCGCCTGTTGCTTAA